The Triticum aestivum cultivar Chinese Spring chromosome 3A, IWGSC CS RefSeq v2.1, whole genome shotgun sequence genome includes a region encoding these proteins:
- the LOC123062412 gene encoding protein MOR1 isoform X1, which yields MSTEDEKLLKEAKKLPWDERLQHKNWKVRNDANIDLAALCDSITDPKDARLREFGPLFKKAVSDSNAPVQEKALDALLAFQRAADADVSRYAKEVCDAICAKCLTGRPKTVEKAQAAFLLWVELEASEVFLESMEKAVKNKVAKAVVPAIDVMFQALSEFGAKVVPPKKILKMLPELFDHPDQNVRASSKGLTLELCRWIGKEPVKSILFEKMRDTMKKELEAELANVSGIAKPTRKIRSEQEKELEEEAVPETTGASTSEVAVPDAPMEIDEYDLVDPVDILTPLEKSGFWDGVKATKWSERRDAVAELTKLASTKKIAPGDFNEVSRTLKKLVTDVNLAVAVEATQAIGNLAKGLRTHFSGNSRNLLPVLLEKLKEKKPTMSEALTQTLEAMHKSGCIALLDVIEDVRVAVKNKVPLVRSLTLNWVAFCIETSNKATVLKLHKEYVPICMECLNDSTPDVRDSSFSVLTAIAKMVGMKPLERSLEKLDDVRKKKLSDMIGSATDTVLSSGTVPTSSSGAATSAREVTDSSTMRRSAASMLSGKKPIHAAAPAKKSGPAKSTAKKTDGGPQSKASAAPEIEDVEPSEMSLEEIEERLNSVVKTETISQLKSTVWKERLEAIGMLKQDVENLTELDKSAELLVRLLCAVPGWNEKNVQVQQQVIEVITYIASTVKKFPKRCVVLCLLGISERVADIKTRAPAMKCLTAFCEAVGPGFVFERLYKIMKEHKNPKVLSEGILWMVSAVEDFGTSNLKLKDIIDFCKDTGLQSSAAATRNSTIKLIGMLHKFVGPDIKGFLSDVKPALLSALDAEYEKNPFEGAAAPPKRTVRALDTASSTSAASSDGLPREDISSKITPALLKNLGSPDWKLRLESIEAVNKIVEEAHKRIQPTGTVDLFTALRGRLNDSNKNLVMATLSSIGVLASAMGPSVEKSSKGILADVLKCIGDNKKHMRECTLTALDSWVAATQLDKMVPYIAVALGDQKSGSEGRKDLFDWLSKHVSKMSDPAEALPLLKPSASSLMDKSSEVRKAAETFMNEVLKICGQAAVAKNLRDLPSPTMAIVAERLKLSSVHEGISDSVKMVTTSMSLPSKGGLKNVKPGLNDRSSNVGKAASQRGVPARASVTMISSQDSLQSQALFNIKDSNKVGQHQVLQLAKLYIRFLYLYLYLIVQEDRERRVLVRKFKFEEPRREQIDELKVDLFKHFREDVSLRLWNSDFKRQIDGIELLQKALPSSGKEVVELLDILLRWFVLRFCESNTTCLLKVLDFLPELFDGLKDQSYMLTEAEAAIFLPCLIEKSGHNIEKVREKMGELIKQMINIYSLPKLLPYILEGLRSKNNRTRIECVDIIGYFMDHNGTEVGGLLKNLPSVAALTAERDGEIRKAALNTLATAYKNLGDDVWRYVGKLSDAQRSMLDDRFKWKAREMDKRREGRPGDARAALRRSVRENGSDVAEQSGELVSRSMAGSMMPRENFGYADAHTVPRQMATAATGPADWREALDIVALGLPEQSVEGMKVICHELTQAVDPESSALDDLIKEADRLVSCLSVMVPKTFNFSLSGASSRSCKYVLNTLMQTFQIKRLAHAVKEGTLDNLITELLLWLLDERVPLMDDGSQLLKALNVLMLKILDNAERTSSFVVLINLLRPLDPSRWPSPTPSESLAVKNQKFSDLVVKCLIKLTKVLQSTIYEVDLDRILQSVHIYLQELGMEEIRRRAGADDKPLRMVKTVLHELVKLRGTAIKGHLSMVPIDAEPQPIILAYIDLNLQTLAAARMLTPSGPMGQTHWGDAASNAPNPSIHSTDAQLKQELAAVFKKIGDKQTCTIGLYELYRITQLYPKVDIFAQLQNASEAFRTYIRDGLAQVEKNAAAGRTPSSLPLSTPPPIASIPSPKFAPSPVHTKSISSKTDCNEDDAFRVQGDSDFRVQSDQQTDRFQSSAGTLDALRERMKSIQAAAVGGNFDVAQTRPLSSMNGNTLHGGARVDGEPQTQSNIPPMDERALSGLQARMERLKSGSMEPL from the exons ATGTCGACCGAGGACGAGAAGCTCCTCAAGGAGGCGAAGAAGCTGCCGTGGGACGAGCGGCTGCAGCACAAGAACTGGAAGGTGCGGAACGACGCCAACATCGACCTCGCCGCGCTCTGCGACTCCATCACCGACCCCAAGGACGCCCGCCTCCGCGAGTTTG GACCATTATTTAAGAAGGCGGTTTCGGATTCGAACGCGCCTGTGCAGGAGAAGGCGCTGGATGCGCTGCTGGCTTTCCAACGAGCCGCTGATGCTGATGTATCGAG GTATGCCAAGGAGGTGTGCGATGCGATATGTGCCAAGTGCCTCACTGGCAGGCCTAAGACTGTTGAGAAGGCTCAAGCTGCATTTCTCCTTTGGGTGGAGCTGGAGGCGTCAGAGGTCTTCCTT GAATCTATGGAGAAGGCTGTAAAGAATAAAGTGGCTAAAGCTGTTGTTCCTGCTATTGATGTCATGTTTCAAGCACTCAG TGAATTTGGAGCTAAGGTTGTACCACCTAAAAAAATTCTGAAGATGCTTCCTGAGCTATTTGATCATCCAGACCAGAATGTTCGAGCTTCTTCTAAAGGATTGACACTTGAGCTTTGTCGATGGATTGGCAAAGAGCCTGTAAAGTCAATTTTATTTGAGAAGATGAGGGATACAATG AAAAAAGAGTTGGAAGCAGAGCTAGCAAATGTCTCGGGAATTGCTAAGCCAACTCGCAAGATAAG ATCTGAACAAGAAAAGGAGCTTGAGGAGGAAGCTGTGCCAGAGACAACAGGCGCCAGTACTTCTGAAGTTGCAGTGCCAGATG CCCCTATGGAGATTGATGAATATGATCTTGTTGATCCTGTGGATATTTTAACCCCACTTGAAAAGTCTGGATTTTGGGATGGCGTG AAAGCAACTAAATGGTCGGAAAGAAGGGATGCTGTTGCAGAGCTTACTAAGCTTGCTTCAACCAAAAAAATTGCTCCTGGTGATTTTAATGAAGTTTCCCGAACACTTAAAAAG CTTGTTACAGATGTTAATTTGGCTGTTGCAGTGGAAGCTACCCAAGCAATAGGGAATTTAGCTAAAGGTTTAAGAACTCATTTTTCAGGAAATTCACGGAATCTGCTTCCTGTTTTACTT gaaaaactgaaagagaaaaagccAACCATGTCAGAAGCACTGACTCAAACACTCGAAGCAATGCATAAGTCTGGTTGTATTGCTCTTCTTGATGTGATTGAAG ATGTTCGGGTCGCTGTAAAAAACAAGGTCCCTCTTGTTCGATCCTTAACGTTGAACTGGGTTGCATTTTGCATTGAAACGAGCAATAAGGCAACTGTCCTAAAGTTGCACAAGGAGTATGTTCCTATCTGCATGGAG TGCTTGAATGATAGCACCCCAGATGTTCGAGATTCTTCGTTCTCTGTTTTGACTGCCATAGCTAAG ATGGTTGGAATGAAACCCTTGGAACGGTCCCTGGAGAAGTTAGATGACGTGAGGAAAAAGAAACTTTCAGATATGATTGGCTCTGCCACTGATACTGTTTTAAGTTCAGGGACAG TACCTACCTCAAGTTCAGGAGCTGCCACATCTGCTCGGGAG GTTACAGATAGCTCAACAATGAGGAGATCTGCTGCAAGCATGCTTAGTGGAAAGAAGCCTATCCATGCAGCG GCCCCGGCTAAGAAATCTGGACCAGCAAAATCAACTGCAAAAAAGACAGATGGCGGACCACAGTCAAAGGCTTCTGCTGCTCCTGAGATAGAAGATGTTGAG CCTTCAGAGATGAGtttggaagaaatagaggagagATTAAATTCTGTTGTGAAAACAGAGACAATTTCACAGTTAAAGAGCACTGTTTGGAAAGAGCGTCTTGAAG CCATTGGCATGCTAAAGCAGGATGTCGAAAATCTCACAGAACTTGACAAATCTGCCGAACTCTTGGTCCGTTTATTATGTGCTGTGCCTGGATGGAATGAAAAAAATGTGCAG GTTCAACAACAAGTTATAGAGGTCATCACCTACATTGCCTCAACTGTGAAGAAGTTCCCAAAGCGATGTGTCGTTCTATGCCTTCTTG GCATAAGTGAAAGGGTTGCTGATATAAAAACCCGAGCGCCTGCAATGAAATGTCTTACCGCTTTTTGCGAGGCAGTAGGTCCAGGGTTTGTGTTTGAGAGG TTATACAAAATAATGAAAGAGCACAAGAATCCGAAGGTTCTTAGTGAGGGTATTCTTTGGATGGTATCTGCCGTTGAAGACTTTGGGACTTCGAATTTAAAACTAAAG GACATAATCGATTTTTGTAAAGACACGGGTCTGCAATCTAGCGCTGCTGCAACCAGAAATTCAACTATCAAACTGATCGGGATGCTGCATAAGTTTGTAGGGCCAG ATATAAAGGGTTTCTTGAGTGATGTCAAACCGGCACTTCTCAGTGCTCTCGATGCTGAATATGAGAAGAATCCATTTGAG GGTGCTGCTGCTCCTCCGAAAAGAACAGTTAGAGCTTTGGACACTGCATCGTCTACGTCTGCTGCCTCATCAGATGGCCTGCCGAGAGAAGACATAAGTTCTAAGATAACGCCTGCTTTACTGAAAAATTTGGGGAGCCCAGACTGGAAG TTAAGGCTGGAGTCCATAGAAGCAGTCAACAAAATTGTGGAGGAGGCCCATAAGCGCATTCAGCCAACAGGAACAG TGGACCTGTTCACGGCGCTAAGAGGCCGTCTTAATGACAGTAACAAAAACTTAGTTATGGCGACCTTGTCATCGATTGGTGTTCTTGCATCTGCTATGGGTCCTTCTGTTGAAAAATCAAGCAAG GGTATCTTGGCAGATGTGCTGAAGTGTATTGGTGACAATAAGAAGCACATGCGAGAGTGCACTTTGACTGCTCTCGATTCCTGGGTTGCTGCTACTCAACTTGATAAGATGGTTCCATATATTGCAGTAGCTCTGGGTGATCAGAAAAGTGGTTCAGAAGGGCGAAAAGATCTCTTCGATTGGTTGTCTAAGCATGTCTCGAAAATGAGTGATCCAGCTGAGGCTTTGCCTTTACTGAAGCCGTCTGCATCTTCTTTGATG GATAAATCATCTGAAGTCCGTAAAGCCGCTGAGACTTTTATGAATGAAGTTCTCAAGATTTGTGGCCAAGCAGCG GTTGCAAAGAACTTGAGAGATCTGCCATCCCCTACTATGGCCATTGTAGCAGAGAGGTTGAAACTGTCCAGTGTGCATGAAG GAATATCTGATTCTGTAAAGATGGTGACAACAAGTATGAGTTTGCCATCAAAAGGTGGTTTGAAGAACGTCAAACCTGGCCTAAATGATCGCTCCTCAAACGTTGGCAAAGCTGCATCTCAA AGAGGAGTTCCAGCAAGGGCCTCTGTTACTATGATCTCTTCTCAAGACTCGTTACAGTCTCAGGCATTATTTAACATTAAGGACTCAAACAAGGTAGGGCAGCATCAAGTTCTGCAACTAGCAAAGCTGTACATTAGATTCTTATATTTGTATCTGTATTTAATTGTGCAGGAAGATCGGGAGCGACGGGTGTTGGTACGTAAATTCAAGTTTGAAGAACCACGGCGTGAGCAAATAGACGAACTGAAG GTTGATTTATTTAAGCATTTCCGAGAAGATGTTAGCTTGCGGTTATGGAACTCAGACTTTAAGAGGCAAATAGATGGTATCGAGTTACTACAAAAG GCACTTCCTTCAAGTGGCAAAGAAGTGGTTGAGCTTCTCGATATACTACTAAGATGGTTTGTCCTGCGCTTCTGTGAATCCAACACAACATGTTTGTTGAAG GTTCTTGACTTTCTTCCTGAGCTATTTGATGGTCTGAAAGATCAATCTTACATGTTAACGGAAGCAGAAGCTGCAATCTTCCTGCCTTGCCTTATAGAGAAG TCTGGTCACAACATTGAAAAAGTAAGAGAGAAAATGGGGGAGCTGATAAAGCAAATGATCAACATCTATTCTCTTCCAAAGCTGCTTCCCTATATATTGGAGGGGCTGCGCTCCAAGAACAACCGAACTAGGATAGAGTGTGTTGACATTATTGGATACTTCATGGATCATAACGGGACCGAG GTTGGTGGCTTGTTGAAAAATTTGCCATCTGTCGCGGCATTAACAGCAGAGCGGGATGGAGAAATCAGAAAAGCCGCTCTTAATACGCTTGCCACTGCTTACAAGAACCTTG GGGATGATGTATGGCGATATGTTGGAAAACTTTCAGATGCCCAAAGAAGTATGCTCGATGATAGGTTTAAGTGGAAG GCTCGAGAAATGGataagaggagagaaggaaggccTGGTGATGCCCGAGCAGCATTGAGGCGTTCAGTCAGAGAAAACGG ATCCGATGTAGCAGAACAGAGTGGGGAATTGGTTTCTCGTTCAATGGCAGGATCAATGATGCCAAG GGAAAACTTCGGGTATGCCGATGCCCATACGGTACCTAGGCAGATGGCAACAGCAGCGACTGGTCCCGCAGACTGGCGTGAAGCTCTTGATATTGTTGCATTAGGTTTGCCTGAACAG TCTGTTGAAGGAATGAAAGTCATATGCCACGAGCTAACTCAGGCGGTTGATCCTGAAAGCTCTGCGCTTGACGATCTCATTAAGGAAGCAGACAGATTAGTTTCATGCTTGTCTGTTATG GTTCCAAAAACATTTAATTTCAGCCTATCTGGGGCATCTTCAAGGTCTTGCAAATACGTTTTAAATACTCTCATGCAG ACTTTCCAGATCAAACGTCTCGCTCACGCAGTGAAGGAGGGTACACTAGATAACCTTATCACAGAGCTACTACTATGGCTTTTAGATGAGCGGGTTCCTCTTATGGATGATGGCAGTCAACTACTTAAGGCTCTTAATGTCTTGATGCTTAAAATCTTG GATAACGCCGAGAGAACTTCCTCATTCGTTGTACTAATCAATTTGCTGAGGCCCTTGGACCCTTCAAGATGGCCATCCCCTACCCCGTCAGAGTCCCTTGCTGTAAAAAATCAGAAGTTTTCAGATTTAGTTGTCAAATGCTTAATTAAGTTGACAAAG GTTCTTCAGAGTACAATATATGAGGTTGACCTTGATCGCATTCTTCAAAGTGTTCATATTTATTTACAAGAACTTGGAATGGAAGAGATACGGAGGAG GGCTGGAGCTGATGACAAGCCATTAAGAATGGTCAAAACTGTGCTGCATGAACTTGTAAAGCTACGAGGCACAGCAATAAAAGGTCACCTTTCAATGGTTCCTATAGACGCTGAGCCTCAGCCAATCATCCTGGCATACATTGATCTTAATCTTCAG ACCCTTGCAGCAGCTAGGATGTTAACCCCATCTGGACCTATGGGTCAAACTCACTGGGGTGATGCTGCATCGAACGCTCCAAATCCATCAATTCATTCAACGGATGCACAATTGAAG CAAGAGCTTGCTGCAGTATTCAAGAAAATCGGTGACAAGCAAACATGTACGATTGGTTTGTATGAACTCTACCGGATAACCCAGCTGTACCCAAAG GTTGATATATTCGCTCAGCTTCAGAATGCAAGTGAAGCATTTAGAACATACATCAGAGATGGGCTAGCTCAG GTGGAGAAGAATGCCGCAGCTGGCAGAACACCCTCTAGTCTTCCATTATCAACTCCACCTCCAATAGCATCAATACCCTCTCCAAAGTTTGCACCTTCTCCTGTTCATACAAAATCGATAAGTAGCAAAACGGATTGTAATGAAGACGACGCCTTCAGAGTCCAAGGAGACTCTGATTTTAGGGTGCAATCAGATCAACAGACCGATAGATTCCAATCCTCAG CAGGGACATTGGATGCTCTCAGGGAAAGGATGAAGAGCATCCAAGCCGCAGCTGTAGGGGGCAATTTTGATGTAGCTCAGACTCGGCCACTGTCAAGTATGAATGGCAATACGCTCCATGGGGGGGCGCGAGTGGATGGTGAGCCACAAACACAAAGTAATATTCCACCCATGGACGAGAGAGCATTATCTGGGCTGCAAGCACGAATGGAGAGGTTAAAGAGTGGCTCTATGGAACCACTCTAA